From a single Opisthocomus hoazin isolate bOpiHoa1 chromosome 6, bOpiHoa1.hap1, whole genome shotgun sequence genomic region:
- the EBNA1BP2 gene encoding putative rRNA-processing protein EBP2, with product MARRGSLSDSDSEGSSLSDSELQEAFARGALKPGLNVVLEERPKRRNDAGGLKQCLADFRQQLAWVERLDVTSGQVVDPASQGAADKDAVDPENDFQREMSFYRQAQAAVLEALPRLRKLQVPTRRPDDYFAEMAKSDQQMQKIRQKLKSKQEAMERSERAKQLRAMRKYGKKVQTEILQRRQKEKKNMLNAVKKYQKGLSDKLDFLDEEQTSSQGNKKGSASQWIKKGPNAKRRYKNQKFGFGGKKKGSKWNTKESFNDVSSFRSKVAHNKGPGKGGKKALNKRPGKRARQKMKSRAR from the exons aTGGCGCGGCGTGGGTCCCTCTCTGACTCGGACTCGGAGGGCTCCTCTCTCTCGGACTCGGAG CTCCAGGAGGCCTTCGCCAGGGGCGCGCTGAAGCCGGGGCTCAACGTGGTGCTGGAGGAGCGGCCGAAGCGGCGCAACGACGCG GGCGGCCTGAAGCAGTGCCTGGCTGACTTCAGGCAGCAGCTGGCTTGGGTGGAACGGCTGGACGTGACTTCGGGCCAGGTCGTGGACCCCGCCTCGCAGGGCGCTGCCGACAAAGACGCCGTTGACCCCGAGAATGATTTCCAGAGGGAGATGAGCTT TTACCGGCAGGCTCAGGCAGCCGTCCTGGAAGCCCTGCCTAGGCTGCGTAAGCTCCAGGTTCCTACGAGAAGGCCAGATGATTACTTTGCAGAGATGGCCAAATCAGACCAACAGATGCAGAAG ATTCGACAGAAGCTTAAGAGTAAACAGGAAGCAATGGAGAGGTCTGAGAGAGCAAAACAGCTCCGCGCAATGAGAAAATATGGCAAGAAG GTGCAAACTGAGATTCTGCAGAGgaggcaaaaggagaaaaaaaatatgttgaaTGCAGTCAAGAAATACCAGAAAG GTCTCTCCGACAAGCTGGATTTTCTAGATGAAGAGCAGACATCGTCTCAGGGGAATAAAAAAGGCAGTGCAAGTCAATGGATAAAGAAGGG aCCAAATGCCAAAAGACGATACAAGAATCagaagtttggttttggtgggaagAAGAAGGGCTCGAAGTGGAACACAAAGGAGAGTTTTAATGATGTGTCCAGCTTCCGGTCAAAAGTGGCTCACAACAAAGGcccaggaaaaggaggaaaaaaagccctcaaT AAGAGACCTGGAAAGAGAGCAAGGCAGAAAATGAAGAGCCGAGCGCGATAA
- the CFAP144 gene encoding cilia- and flagella-associated protein 144 gives MAARGGGKEPPDPVWQNRLLSEWVRKELRCQKLHTQYGVNPLHRVHVITKKPMSWHDNIEEPADAKFLNLIHHAALEPTKKYSEPQTESQEIGWNTTPLIQVDRTDCRLYFPRRRTDITKCCHGARGGAV, from the exons ATGGCCGCCCGCGGCGGGGGGAAGGAGCCCCCGGACCCGGTGTGGCAGAACCGGCTCCTGAGCGAGTGGGTGCGGAAGGAGCTGCGGTGCCAGAAGCTGCACACGCAGTACGGCGTGAACCCGCTCCACCGCG TTCACGTGATCACCAAGAAGCCTATGTCTTGGCATGATAATATAGAAGAGCCAGCAGATG CCAAGTTTCTGAATCTTATTCACCATGCAGCGCTGGAGCCAACAAAGAAATACTCAGAGCCACAAACTGAAAGCCAAGAAATTGGCTGGAACACAACGCCTTTG attcAAGTGGACCGTACTGATTGCAGACTCTACTTCCCACGCCGGAGAACTGACATCACTAAATGCTGCCACGGGGCACGGGGAGGAGCAGTCTGA
- the PIF1 gene encoding ATP-dependent DNA helicase PIF1: MAAAGLRCTVAVEQPLPGGPGPRRRVLRGALVLLGRNELRQPVLRVVGGAAALSFALAGDAVRLFTRFAGEGRAAVRVGPDGAQVLLSDCPPDALRRFLRLLRLKVAAGPRGAPRVPRLLDRPPPAFAAISPLQERDLPSAPGRLLGGEARGERPAEVPRAERRPPARLSAEQEAVLGAVRSGKSVFFTGCAGTGKSFLLKKIAGSLPPKSTYATASTGVAACHIGGTTLHAFAGIGSGKAPLEQCIQLAERPGARRHWLACQHLIIDEISMVDGQFFDRLEAVARAVRKRDEPFGGIQLIICGDFLQLPPVCKANEETKFCFQAKSWRKCIHINMELTEVRRQTDKTFVSLLSAVRLGRCTEEVSRLLMQAAANRSERDGILATRLCTHKDDVEVTNERRLQQLSGEVHAFEALDSDPMLVKLIDAQCPVGGRVELKLGAQVMLAKNLDVSQGLVNGARGVVVGFESEQKGLPKVRFLCGITQVIKMEKWVFKGASGVHLSRQQLPLKLAWAISIHKSQGMSLDCVEISLSRVFECGQAYVALSRARSLAGLRVLDFDPKVVRADPSVLQFYRQLRRHQLLTQDSLHTHSGADEKENWKCS; the protein is encoded by the exons ATGGCGGCAGCAGGGCTGCGCTGCACGGTGGCCGTGGAGCAGCCgctgccgggggggccgggcccgcgCCGCCGCGTGCTGCGGGGCgcgctggtgctgctgggccGCAACGAGCTGCGGCAGCCGGTGCTGCGGGTggtcggcggggcggcggcgctgagCTTCGCGCTGGCCGGGGACGCCGTGCGGCTCTTCACGCGGTTCGCGGGCGaggggcgggcggcggtgcgggtGGGGCCGGACGGCGCCCAGGTCCTGCTCTCCGACTGCCCCCCGGACGCGCTGCGCCGCTTCCTCCGCCTCCTGCGGCTCAAGGTGGCCGCCGGGCCGCGGGGTGCGCCGCGGGTCCCCCGCCTGCTGGACCGGCCGCCGCCGGCCTTCGCCGCCATCAGCCCGCTGCAGGAGCGCGACCTGCCGAGCGCCCCCGGCCGCCTCCTCGGCGGCGAGGCGCGGGGGGAGCGCCCGGCCGAG GTGCCCCGCGCGGAGAGGCGGCCCCCGGCCAGGCTCTCGGCGGAGCAGGAGGCGGTGCTGGGCGCCGTGCGGAGCGGGAAGAGCGTCTTCTTCACCGGCTGCGCGG GGACCGGCAAGTCGTTCCTGCTGAAGAAGATCGCGGGCTCCCTCCCTCCGAAGAGCACCTACGCGACGGCCAGCACGGGAGTGGCGGCTTGCCACATCGGTGGCACCACTCTCCACGCCTTCGCAG GCATCGGCTCTGGGAAGGCACCGCTGGAGCAGTGCATCCAGCTGGCGGAGAGGCCTGGGGCGCGCCGgcactggctggcctgccagCACTTGATTATCGATGAGATCTCCATGGTGGACGGCCAGTTCTTCGACAGACTGGAGGCAGTGGCGAG GGCAGTCAGAAAACGGGATGAGCCTTTTGGAGGAATTCAGCTAATCATCTGTGGCGACTTCTTGCAGCTACCCCCAGTCTGCAAGGCTAATGAAGAAACCAAGTTCTGCTTCCAG GCAAAAAGCTGGAGGAAATGCATCCACATAAACATGGAGCTGACGGAAGTGCGGAGACAGACCGACAAGACCTTTGTCTCGCTCCTGAGTGCAGTCCGTTTAGGCAG GTGCACAGAGGAGGTTAGCAGGCTGCTGATGCAGGCTGCTGCTAACAGGTCTGAGCGTGATGGGATCCTGGCTACACGGCTCTGCACCCATAAAGATGATGTAGAAGTAACTAATGAGAGACGCTTGCAACAGCTATCAG GAGAAGTGCATGCTTTTGAGGCTTTGGACAGTGACCCAATGCTAGTGAAGTTAATTGATGCTCAGTGTCCTGTGGGTGGTAGAGTTGAGCTGAAGCTTGGAGCTCAG gtGATGCTAGCTAAGAATCTGGATGTGTCTCAAGGGCTGGTGAATGGGGCACGAGGAGTTGTTGTAGGATTTGAAAGTGAACAGAAAG GGCTGCCTAAGGTGAGGTTTCTTTGCGGGATCACACAGGTCATCAAAATGGAGAAATGGGTCTTCAAAGGAGCATCAGGAGTTCACCTGAGTCGTCAGCAGTTGCCTTTAAAATTGGCATGGGCCATTTCCATTCACAAAAGTCAG GGCATGTCTTTAGATTGTGTGGAAATCTCCCTGTCTCGTGTCTTTGAATGTGGACAGGCTTATGTAGCCCTATCACGAGCCCGTAGCCTTGCAGGCCTCCGTGTTCTGGATTTTGATCCGAAAGTAGTGAGAGCTGATCCTTCCGTGTTGCAGTTCTATAGACAGCTGAGACGTCATCAGCTTCTAACCCAG GATTCACTACATACCCATTCAGGTGCTGATGAGAAGGAGAACTGGAAATGCAGCTGA